One region of Priestia megaterium genomic DNA includes:
- a CDS encoding ABC transporter ATP-binding protein, producing MITFKNVSKQYPDGTTAVKNINLEIKEGEFFVLIGPSGCGKTTTLKMINRLHDITEGELYIKDKLVSDHNIHELRWNIGYVLQQIALFPHMTIAENIAIVPEMKHWKKNKIKTRIDELLTLVGLDPKQYRNRKPSELSGGQQQRVGVARALAADPPVILMDEPFSALDPLSREQLQQDVISLKEKIKKTFVFVTHDMSEAMTLGDRICLMKDGEIVQVGTPEEFIQKPKNEFVKTFIGNQGNALFETLDMFVKESEQPDVEPTEELASTATVQQAMDALYDHEAIAVKKGSKRIGVVTRKTLLAFLSDKTKEGGTL from the coding sequence TTGATTACGTTTAAGAATGTGTCAAAGCAATATCCAGACGGTACGACCGCCGTGAAAAATATTAATCTAGAAATAAAAGAAGGAGAGTTTTTCGTTTTAATTGGTCCGAGTGGATGTGGGAAAACAACCACCTTAAAAATGATTAACCGTCTTCATGATATTACCGAAGGAGAACTATACATAAAAGATAAGCTCGTATCGGACCACAACATACATGAGCTACGCTGGAACATTGGTTATGTGCTACAGCAGATTGCTCTTTTTCCTCATATGACCATTGCTGAGAATATAGCCATTGTACCGGAGATGAAGCATTGGAAGAAAAACAAAATCAAAACGCGTATTGATGAACTGCTTACCTTGGTAGGACTAGACCCAAAGCAATATCGAAACCGAAAGCCGTCTGAGCTCTCAGGTGGCCAGCAGCAACGTGTAGGTGTAGCACGTGCCCTCGCAGCTGATCCCCCCGTTATTTTAATGGACGAACCCTTTAGTGCCCTCGATCCGTTAAGCCGCGAACAGCTTCAACAAGATGTTATTAGCTTAAAGGAAAAAATCAAAAAAACATTTGTGTTTGTTACGCATGATATGAGCGAAGCCATGACGCTTGGAGATCGTATCTGCCTGATGAAAGATGGGGAAATTGTTCAAGTTGGCACCCCGGAGGAATTCATTCAAAAGCCTAAAAATGAGTTTGTAAAAACATTTATTGGAAATCAAGGAAATGCTTTATTTGAGACATTGGATATGTTTGTCAAAGAAAGTGAACAGCCAGACGTAGAACCTACTGAAGAGCTAGCTTCAACCGCCACTGTTCAGCAGGCAATGGACGCCCTTTACGACCATGAAGCAATAGCTGTGAAAAAAGGGAGCAAACGCATTGGCGTTGTAACGCGCAAAACTCTATTAGCGTTTCTTTCTGATAAAACGAAAGAAGGAGGAACGCTGTAA
- a CDS encoding aromatic ring-hydroxylating dioxygenase subunit alpha — MEQQPTMTKSKTATPYPRDCTFSLEDWTTLAKYWYPVARCSDVTEKPTSVKLLDVNLVLYRTTHKVVAARDLCVHRGTPLSMGWVEDDEIVCPYHGFRYATDGACTSIPAHPDANISPRLCMAVYPVIERYGLVWTSLTGEQDNLPYFDAWEDPDFQQIVCPSFDIMGSAGRQMEGFLDVAHFAWVHTDTFGDRNNAFVPKYKVSDTDYGLHVEYTSTVSNYSKEQQHLNPTDFKWLRVFDVYPPFTATLKVYFPEGAELWIMNAVSPISARETRLFAPIARNFDKDSPVEGVYDFNLRVFDEDREMVENQKPEDLPLDLQMEAHIMADQTSIGYRKLLKKMGLSFRYTS; from the coding sequence ATGGAACAACAACCAACCATGACAAAATCAAAAACGGCAACTCCCTACCCAAGAGACTGCACGTTCAGCCTGGAAGATTGGACGACGCTTGCTAAGTATTGGTACCCCGTCGCACGCTGCAGTGATGTAACAGAAAAACCAACGTCCGTAAAATTACTAGATGTAAATCTAGTTTTATACCGCACCACACACAAAGTTGTAGCGGCACGTGATTTATGCGTTCACCGAGGCACCCCGCTTAGCATGGGCTGGGTGGAAGATGATGAAATTGTCTGTCCTTACCACGGCTTCCGCTACGCAACGGACGGCGCATGCACGTCAATTCCAGCTCACCCTGACGCCAACATTTCTCCCCGTCTCTGTATGGCCGTCTATCCAGTTATTGAACGATATGGATTAGTGTGGACGTCCCTGACAGGAGAACAAGATAACCTGCCTTATTTCGATGCGTGGGAGGACCCTGATTTTCAGCAAATTGTTTGTCCGAGCTTTGATATCATGGGTTCAGCCGGTCGTCAAATGGAAGGCTTTTTAGACGTAGCTCATTTTGCTTGGGTTCACACAGACACATTTGGTGATCGAAACAACGCCTTTGTGCCTAAATATAAAGTAAGCGATACAGACTATGGGCTTCATGTAGAATATACGAGCACCGTGAGCAATTATTCCAAAGAACAGCAGCATTTAAATCCAACTGATTTTAAATGGCTTCGCGTCTTTGATGTTTATCCCCCGTTTACAGCTACGCTAAAAGTATACTTCCCAGAAGGCGCAGAGCTGTGGATTATGAATGCAGTCTCTCCTATTTCAGCCCGCGAAACACGTTTATTCGCGCCAATCGCTCGAAACTTTGACAAAGATTCTCCCGTTGAAGGTGTGTATGACTTTAACCTTCGCGTCTTTGACGAAGACCGTGAAATGGTGGAAAACCAAAAACCTGAAGACTTGCCTTTAGACCTGCAGATGGAAGCGCATATTATGGCTGATCAAACGTCCATCGGTTACCGGAAATTATTAAAGAAAATGGGCTTAAGCTTTAGATATACAAGCTAA
- a CDS encoding DHA2 family efflux MFS transporter permease subunit → MSRSINQMEKPPYGIIAILLIGAFISLLNETLLNVALPSIMKDLDVTTSTVQWLSTGYMLVNGIMIPTTAFLIQRYSVRGLFLTAMTLFTAGTILAGASPVFSVLLTARIIQASGAAIMMPLLMNVLLTSFPLEKRGAAMGIFGLVMIFAPAIGPTLSGWLIEHYEWRMLFHLVTPIAAIVLIGAFFLLKDKKEKVEINLDFLSLLLSTIGFGGLLYGFSSAGDKGWDSVEVYGTIIVGAVALILFITRQFKLKTPMLEFRIFKYPMFALSSTISMVITMALFSAMLLMPIYVQTVRGISPLHSGLLMLPGALLMGVMSPITGKLFDKFGARALAVTGLTITAVTTYFFSNLELDTTYTTLITLYTLRMFGMSMVMMPVMTNGLNQLPQRFNPHGTAMNNTLQQVSGAIGSALLVTVMSNRTATHAKELAQDAMSGAGAANATAAGAAQMKEQIGMQAMVQGINDAFAVSVVLVVVALILSFFMKRATPASEDEVIKEKAAREQFAK, encoded by the coding sequence ATGAGTCGATCGATAAATCAAATGGAAAAGCCGCCTTATGGCATAATTGCTATTTTGTTAATTGGCGCTTTTATCTCATTATTGAATGAAACGTTATTAAATGTGGCGCTGCCGTCTATTATGAAAGACTTAGATGTGACAACGTCAACTGTCCAGTGGCTTTCTACTGGTTATATGTTAGTGAATGGTATTATGATTCCAACTACCGCTTTTTTAATTCAGCGCTATTCTGTCAGAGGCTTATTTTTAACGGCGATGACTTTATTTACAGCAGGAACAATACTTGCAGGTGCTTCGCCAGTATTTTCTGTGTTGTTAACCGCTCGTATTATTCAAGCGTCAGGCGCAGCTATTATGATGCCGCTTTTAATGAACGTATTGCTCACAAGTTTTCCATTAGAAAAACGCGGAGCTGCGATGGGGATTTTCGGTTTAGTTATGATTTTTGCTCCGGCAATTGGTCCTACATTATCAGGATGGCTAATTGAACACTATGAGTGGAGAATGCTGTTCCACCTTGTTACGCCAATCGCAGCCATTGTATTAATAGGCGCTTTCTTCCTATTAAAAGACAAAAAAGAAAAAGTGGAAATCAATTTGGATTTTTTATCCCTTTTGCTATCTACAATTGGATTTGGCGGACTTCTATACGGGTTTAGCTCAGCAGGGGATAAAGGCTGGGATTCTGTGGAAGTATACGGTACCATTATCGTAGGAGCTGTGGCTCTGATTTTATTTATTACGCGTCAGTTCAAGCTTAAAACACCGATGCTTGAATTCCGCATTTTTAAATATCCAATGTTTGCTTTATCATCAACGATTTCGATGGTAATTACAATGGCATTATTCTCAGCCATGCTGCTAATGCCAATTTATGTTCAAACGGTACGAGGCATCTCTCCGCTTCATTCAGGATTACTAATGCTTCCAGGTGCGCTGCTAATGGGTGTGATGTCACCGATTACCGGAAAATTATTTGATAAATTCGGAGCGCGTGCATTGGCTGTAACGGGTCTAACGATTACAGCCGTTACGACGTATTTCTTCAGTAACTTAGAGCTTGATACGACCTATACAACGCTCATTACGCTTTACACGCTTCGTATGTTCGGAATGTCTATGGTGATGATGCCGGTTATGACAAACGGATTAAATCAGCTTCCGCAGCGTTTTAATCCGCATGGTACTGCGATGAACAATACGCTTCAACAAGTATCGGGAGCTATTGGTTCGGCTCTTTTAGTAACGGTGATGTCAAACCGTACAGCTACTCATGCAAAAGAGCTCGCTCAAGATGCAATGAGCGGAGCAGGAGCAGCTAATGCAACCGCAGCCGGGGCAGCTCAAATGAAAGAACAGATTGGGATGCAGGCAATGGTACAAGGGATTAACGATGCGTTTGCTGTCTCAGTAGTCCTAGTGGTGGTTGCCTTAATTCTTTCATTCTTCATGAAACGCGCAACGCCGGCAAGTGAAGATGAAGTGATAAAGGAAAAAGCAGCACGCGAGCAGTTTGCTAAATAA
- a CDS encoding TetR/AcrR family transcriptional regulator, with the protein MNNRKQQVVKNAHHLFVEKGFQATSIQDIIDYSGISKGTFYNYFSSKNELLIAVFTWLHTTIEQERNQLLVGKSLTDVDVFIKQIDAQMKNHHKHKFFTLLEEVFVSNDPDLKAYIKKTQFIEVNWFYKRFIDLFGQEKKPYLLDCAIMFLGMLHRNFHYNFMVNGTNTDPHEIITYSVKRLLPLVDEVASSGDILLDPQTIKEWLPSCPNTKNQIEQDISAALIDLKKQAHKQFTDEFERQKCTELISFIEEEMFKQSNPRKFVVDSALHSLKQLPVNNRKTNLEELQTMIDQYVSELQSTARSN; encoded by the coding sequence ATGAATAATCGAAAACAGCAAGTTGTAAAAAATGCACACCATCTCTTCGTTGAAAAAGGATTTCAAGCTACTTCTATTCAAGACATCATTGATTATAGCGGCATTTCAAAAGGAACATTCTACAACTATTTTTCTTCAAAAAATGAATTATTAATCGCTGTTTTTACATGGCTTCATACGACCATTGAACAAGAGCGCAATCAGCTGCTGGTTGGTAAAAGTCTGACCGATGTAGATGTATTTATTAAACAGATCGATGCGCAGATGAAAAACCATCACAAACATAAATTTTTTACGTTACTTGAAGAAGTATTTGTTTCTAATGATCCTGATTTAAAAGCATACATAAAAAAAACCCAGTTCATTGAAGTAAACTGGTTCTACAAACGGTTTATTGATTTATTTGGACAAGAAAAGAAACCTTATCTGCTAGATTGTGCAATTATGTTTCTTGGCATGCTTCACCGCAACTTTCACTATAATTTTATGGTCAACGGTACAAATACTGATCCCCATGAGATTATAACTTACAGCGTTAAGCGTCTGCTTCCTCTTGTAGACGAAGTAGCAAGTTCAGGAGACATTTTGCTCGATCCGCAAACGATCAAAGAATGGCTTCCATCTTGCCCAAATACTAAAAATCAAATAGAACAGGACATTTCCGCAGCACTTATCGATTTAAAAAAGCAAGCTCACAAACAATTTACGGATGAATTCGAACGTCAAAAATGCACAGAGCTTATTAGTTTTATTGAAGAAGAGATGTTTAAACAATCGAATCCACGCAAGTTTGTTGTGGATAGTGCCCTTCATTCATTAAAGCAGCTGCCTGTTAACAACCGTAAAACGAACCTAGAGGAACTGCAAACGATGATTGATCAGTATGTGAGTGAACTTCAATCAACAGCTAGAAGCAACTAA
- a CDS encoding carbohydrate ABC transporter permease, giving the protein MKKKTGVLILYTILSIYALITLIPFIWALSASFKTLEEIVSGTVNFIPKHFTLDNYKQIFVEQKLFPRWMFNSLFIAVVGTALNLLFNSMAGYALARLSFPGKKSLFIIILAVLMIPGQVTMIPNFLILKELGWLNTYQGMIVPGMVNATFIFMMRQFFINFPKELEEAAELDGLSKFGTFFKIVLPLAKPALAAQTIFVFMGFWNDFMKPLIVMSDENMFTLTLGLNTFKGQYISYWNYIMAASMVFTLPILLIYAFFNKYFIKGISFTGGK; this is encoded by the coding sequence ATGAAGAAAAAAACAGGAGTCCTCATTTTATATACGATTTTAAGCATATACGCGCTGATTACTCTGATTCCATTTATTTGGGCGCTGTCCGCTTCTTTTAAAACGCTAGAAGAAATTGTGTCAGGTACGGTGAACTTTATTCCGAAACACTTTACGCTAGACAATTATAAACAAATTTTTGTGGAACAAAAGCTGTTCCCTCGCTGGATGTTTAATAGCTTATTCATTGCCGTAGTAGGAACAGCTCTGAATTTGCTATTTAACTCAATGGCTGGTTATGCCCTTGCACGCCTCAGTTTCCCGGGAAAGAAAAGTTTATTTATTATTATTTTAGCGGTGCTTATGATTCCTGGACAAGTAACGATGATTCCTAATTTTTTAATTTTAAAAGAGTTAGGCTGGTTAAATACCTATCAGGGAATGATTGTACCGGGAATGGTAAATGCGACTTTTATATTTATGATGCGTCAATTTTTTATTAATTTCCCAAAAGAGCTTGAAGAAGCAGCGGAGTTGGATGGGTTATCGAAGTTTGGAACATTCTTCAAAATAGTCCTTCCACTTGCAAAACCTGCCTTAGCAGCACAAACGATTTTTGTATTTATGGGGTTTTGGAATGATTTTATGAAGCCTTTAATTGTGATGTCTGATGAAAATATGTTCACGTTGACTTTAGGCCTTAACACATTTAAAGGTCAGTATATCAGTTATTGGAACTATATTATGGCAGCTTCCATGGTTTTTACACTTCCAATTTTGCTCATTTATGCGTTTTTTAACAAATATTTCATTAAAGGAATTTCGTTTACTGGAGGAAAATAA
- a CDS encoding carbohydrate ABC transporter permease: MKDGKIRTYKPRDVGQGYAFMTPTLFVLLLFVIAPIFYAIFLSLHKVQLLGGTEFHFRGLENYMKVLEDDKAKIALWNTVKYVVIVVPVQTALALILAATLNAGLKAEKVFRIIYFLPTLTSSAVLTLIFMWMYNQNGIVNEFLKFVGLPTYNWLGDPQVALIAIMIMNIWATAPFFMVIYLAALQDVPDSLYEAAQLDGANVFQRFWHITVPNLRPVTSFVVIMGLIGTFQLFDQSFIFSGGSGGPNNSTLTVVLLIYQYAFKNLGTMGYAAALAFMLALVILVATVIQRKFSKEESMY; this comes from the coding sequence ATGAAAGACGGAAAAATACGAACGTACAAACCTCGTGATGTAGGGCAAGGATATGCTTTTATGACACCTACACTGTTTGTACTATTGCTGTTTGTTATTGCACCTATTTTTTATGCCATCTTTTTGTCTTTACATAAAGTTCAATTGCTGGGAGGAACTGAGTTTCATTTTCGAGGGCTTGAGAACTACATGAAGGTTCTTGAAGATGACAAAGCTAAAATTGCTCTTTGGAATACGGTGAAGTATGTAGTAATTGTTGTACCGGTACAAACCGCATTGGCACTTATACTGGCGGCCACATTAAATGCAGGGCTAAAAGCAGAAAAAGTTTTTCGCATTATTTATTTTTTACCTACACTTACATCATCGGCTGTATTAACGCTTATTTTTATGTGGATGTACAATCAAAATGGAATTGTGAACGAGTTTTTAAAGTTTGTTGGTCTTCCAACTTACAATTGGCTTGGAGATCCTCAGGTCGCTTTGATTGCCATTATGATTATGAACATCTGGGCAACAGCTCCATTTTTTATGGTTATTTATTTGGCAGCTTTGCAAGACGTACCAGATTCGCTTTATGAAGCAGCTCAGTTAGATGGGGCTAATGTGTTTCAACGGTTTTGGCATATTACAGTTCCGAATCTGCGACCGGTTACATCATTCGTAGTGATCATGGGACTGATTGGTACGTTTCAGTTATTTGATCAATCGTTTATTTTCTCAGGAGGTTCAGGAGGTCCTAATAACTCGACTCTGACTGTTGTTCTGCTTATTTATCAATATGCATTTAAAAATTTAGGTACTATGGGGTATGCTGCAGCACTAGCCTTTATGCTGGCGCTCGTGATTTTGGTGGCAACCGTTATTCAGAGAAAGTTTTCAAAAGAAGAAAGTATGTACTAA
- a CDS encoding ABC transporter substrate-binding protein, producing MKKWILALSLVLAVAGAALTGCSNVQEVSGENGQVEIVLAGWGGNPTETKLLNQTIQDFEKLHPSIHVKHEVITDQYMDILKTRLIGGNGPDVFYLDALEAPGLINTGVLEPLNSYVKSDFDVQDFEKPLLKAFQKNGETYGFPKDYSTLGLFYNKKLFKEAGVEVPKTWDEFKEVSKVFKKKGIQAFGVTPELARIFYMAQANGGDVVKNNKANFATKEVVDSLQPLIDQHLKDKTSVQPSDVGANSGTDMFAQQKVAMVIEGNWMIPFLQESFPKLDYGTAEVPTINGHKNTMAFTVAYVMNADSKKKKASWELIQYLTGKEGMETWTSKGYALPTRKSVADKLGFAEDEKRGPLVKGAAYATVWQDGPYLPIIMNNFNNQFLSAFLGQSDLETALKKAQKQANQEISIYE from the coding sequence ATGAAGAAGTGGATACTCGCTTTAAGTTTGGTTCTGGCAGTGGCTGGAGCAGCTTTAACTGGATGTTCAAATGTACAAGAAGTTTCCGGGGAAAATGGTCAAGTCGAAATTGTATTAGCCGGCTGGGGAGGCAACCCAACAGAGACGAAGCTGCTTAATCAAACTATTCAAGACTTTGAAAAACTCCATCCATCAATTCATGTGAAGCATGAAGTAATCACTGATCAATACATGGATATTTTAAAAACGCGTTTAATAGGTGGAAATGGTCCAGATGTTTTTTATCTTGATGCACTTGAAGCGCCGGGTCTTATTAATACAGGGGTTTTAGAACCTTTAAATTCTTATGTAAAATCTGATTTTGATGTTCAGGATTTTGAGAAACCATTATTGAAAGCGTTTCAAAAAAATGGAGAGACTTATGGTTTTCCGAAAGATTACTCCACATTAGGCTTATTTTACAACAAAAAGCTATTTAAAGAAGCAGGAGTAGAAGTACCAAAAACATGGGATGAGTTTAAAGAAGTTTCAAAAGTATTTAAAAAGAAAGGGATTCAAGCGTTTGGTGTCACGCCGGAATTAGCGCGTATCTTCTACATGGCGCAGGCAAACGGAGGAGACGTTGTAAAGAACAATAAGGCAAACTTTGCTACGAAAGAAGTCGTGGATTCTCTTCAGCCGCTCATCGATCAGCATTTAAAAGATAAAACGTCTGTACAGCCCTCTGATGTAGGCGCAAACTCAGGTACGGACATGTTTGCACAACAAAAAGTAGCTATGGTGATTGAAGGGAATTGGATGATTCCATTTTTACAGGAGTCCTTCCCAAAACTTGATTACGGTACAGCGGAAGTTCCGACAATAAACGGTCACAAAAATACGATGGCATTTACGGTCGCGTATGTAATGAATGCTGACTCAAAAAAGAAAAAAGCATCTTGGGAGCTCATTCAGTACTTAACCGGGAAAGAAGGAATGGAAACTTGGACAAGCAAGGGTTATGCATTGCCAACAAGAAAATCCGTAGCGGATAAGCTTGGTTTTGCTGAAGACGAAAAACGAGGTCCATTAGTAAAAGGAGCTGCTTATGCAACTGTCTGGCAAGATGGTCCGTATTTGCCTATTATCATGAATAACTTTAATAACCAGTTTTTAAGCGCCTTTTTGGGACAAAGTGATTTAGAAACAGCTTTGAAAAAAGCACAAAAGCAGGCAAATCAAGAGATTAGTATTTATGAATAA
- a CDS encoding amylo-alpha-1,6-glucosidase: MDYRVIKENDLFLLTDQAGNITENHQYGLGLYMKDTRFLSKFHLKINGTDPVLLSSSADENLLATILLTNPHMEKEGELSLWRESVEIERKRFIYEGIFYEKIKLKSYFPKKIAFTLSIQADVDFNDMFIVRGFQTGNVGKRTGQIKGESSLIYTYEGSDDIKRSTRISWDKKASHVYEQGEVMFSFELNHQEEEEITLMVQPQIGEDINENILSAGEAFSLLTQSYKKWEKSSTKVTTDHPTMQRLITRGLNDLRVLLTDVGFGAFPVAGLPWFGVPFGRDSLIAALQMLAFNPEVAKGTLRTMAAYQGTANDPWRDEQPGKIMHEIRYGELANTNQIPFTPYYGTVDATPLFLILLTEYVKWTGDFEFVKEMQMTVDGALTWINEYGDRDGDLFLEYHQESSKGIANQGWKDSGDSVVHRSGEYAKTPIALVEVQGYVYQAKMGIASLYDQLNKTNEANSLREEAELLRKKFNEAFWMEDVSFYAIALDEHKHQVGTITSNPGHVLLAEMMDEEKLNKVAERLVSESMFSGYGIRTMAEGEAGYNPMSYHDGSIWPHDNSLIVLGLSKANKQTEVNKVIKGLVDAAEHFEYDRLPELFCGYSSNLGKPVKYPVACSPQAWAAGTPLAFVQAMLRLFPDSTAGTIQINPLLIDDMNEISVENLVIGSGKLSLTVKKEESETIIYVKENTTKYELLSQCKVRNYVG; the protein is encoded by the coding sequence ATGGATTACCGTGTGATTAAAGAAAATGACTTATTTTTACTAACAGATCAAGCAGGAAATATCACTGAAAACCATCAGTATGGTTTAGGGCTATATATGAAAGATACGCGTTTTTTGAGCAAATTTCATTTGAAAATTAACGGTACAGATCCTGTGTTATTGTCCTCAAGTGCCGACGAAAACCTGTTAGCCACAATTCTTCTTACTAATCCGCATATGGAAAAAGAAGGAGAACTATCGCTGTGGCGAGAGTCTGTAGAAATAGAAAGAAAGCGCTTTATATATGAGGGTATTTTCTATGAAAAAATAAAATTGAAAAGTTATTTTCCTAAAAAAATTGCTTTTACATTAAGTATCCAAGCAGATGTCGATTTTAACGATATGTTTATCGTAAGAGGTTTTCAAACTGGAAATGTCGGAAAACGAACAGGGCAAATAAAAGGGGAAAGCAGTTTAATATATACATACGAAGGATCAGATGATATCAAGCGTTCGACACGGATTTCTTGGGATAAAAAAGCCTCACACGTGTATGAACAAGGAGAGGTTATGTTTTCTTTCGAACTGAACCATCAGGAAGAAGAAGAAATTACATTAATGGTTCAGCCGCAAATAGGCGAAGACATCAATGAAAATATTTTATCAGCTGGTGAAGCATTTAGTTTACTAACGCAGTCATATAAAAAGTGGGAAAAATCTTCTACAAAAGTGACAACCGACCATCCGACAATGCAGCGCCTTATTACAAGAGGACTTAACGACCTGCGCGTACTGCTAACGGATGTAGGATTCGGTGCTTTTCCTGTAGCTGGATTGCCTTGGTTTGGTGTGCCATTTGGAAGGGATAGTCTAATTGCAGCGCTTCAAATGCTGGCTTTTAATCCGGAAGTAGCAAAAGGAACGCTACGTACTATGGCAGCATATCAAGGAACGGCAAATGATCCATGGCGTGATGAACAGCCGGGTAAAATTATGCATGAAATACGTTACGGAGAACTAGCCAACACAAATCAAATACCTTTTACTCCATATTACGGAACAGTTGACGCGACACCATTATTTTTAATTTTGTTAACGGAATATGTGAAGTGGACGGGAGACTTCGAGTTTGTAAAAGAAATGCAAATGACTGTCGATGGAGCTTTGACATGGATCAATGAATATGGAGATCGAGACGGTGATTTATTTCTTGAATACCATCAAGAATCAAGTAAAGGAATTGCTAACCAAGGATGGAAAGACTCAGGGGATTCTGTTGTCCATCGCAGCGGTGAATATGCAAAAACTCCTATTGCTTTAGTGGAAGTACAAGGCTACGTATATCAAGCGAAAATGGGTATTGCTTCTTTATATGATCAGTTAAACAAAACAAATGAAGCAAATAGTTTACGTGAAGAAGCTGAGCTGCTGCGTAAAAAGTTCAATGAAGCCTTTTGGATGGAAGACGTGTCATTCTATGCCATTGCACTTGATGAACATAAACATCAAGTAGGAACGATTACGTCAAATCCAGGTCATGTACTTTTAGCCGAGATGATGGATGAGGAGAAGCTGAACAAAGTAGCGGAAAGGCTAGTATCAGAATCTATGTTTTCGGGATATGGAATTCGTACAATGGCAGAAGGAGAAGCGGGTTATAATCCAATGAGTTATCATGACGGGAGCATTTGGCCGCACGATAATAGTTTAATTGTTCTCGGTTTGAGTAAAGCGAACAAGCAAACAGAAGTCAATAAAGTGATAAAAGGGCTGGTTGATGCAGCTGAGCATTTTGAATACGACCGTCTTCCAGAGCTATTCTGCGGCTATTCAAGTAACCTTGGCAAGCCTGTCAAATATCCCGTTGCCTGCTCACCTCAAGCTTGGGCAGCCGGCACGCCTTTAGCTTTCGTACAGGCGATGCTGAGACTGTTTCCTGATAGTACAGCAGGTACTATACAGATAAATCCTTTGCTCATAGACGATATGAATGAAATCTCTGTAGAAAACCTTGTGATTGGCAGTGGGAAACTTTCATTAACGGTTAAAAAAGAAGAAAGCGAAACTATTATTTACGTGAAAGAAAATACGACAAAATACGAGCTTCTATCTCAATGTAAGGTAAGAAATTATGTAGGTTAA
- a CDS encoding LacI family DNA-binding transcriptional regulator, with amino-acid sequence MTTIKDIARVAGVSVTTVSRALNGYSDVNEKTRQKIAAVARELDYSPNTLARGLVMQKSKTIGLLVSGISRESVKDNFTFEVLCGVNERASTLGYDLILFNTNTMMQREKTYTQLCRERRVDGAIIQGIKKEDPYLKEVVESDIPCVLVDIPVHSSSVGYVTTDNALGAKKAVEHLASLGHQHIGMINGHEDAFVSQERLNGYRQALKECGLSFRSEWVVSGKFEEKKAEKAASELLNKYEELTAIFCASDLMALGALKACKELGLDVPKDVSIVGYDNIVLASYSSPNLTTVGQEVYQIGYEAADLLIEMLEGKETNMKRYLDTQLIIRESTAKNHG; translated from the coding sequence TTGACAACGATTAAAGATATAGCGCGAGTTGCCGGCGTATCTGTAACAACGGTGTCTCGGGCTTTAAATGGTTATTCAGATGTAAATGAAAAAACAAGGCAAAAGATTGCAGCCGTAGCAAGAGAGCTGGACTATAGCCCCAATACGTTAGCTCGAGGATTGGTTATGCAAAAGTCAAAGACAATTGGACTACTAGTTTCAGGCATCAGCAGAGAGAGCGTAAAAGATAATTTCACTTTTGAAGTATTGTGCGGTGTAAATGAGCGTGCATCTACTTTGGGGTATGACTTGATTTTATTTAATACAAACACGATGATGCAGCGAGAAAAAACATATACTCAGCTTTGTCGAGAGCGAAGAGTGGACGGGGCAATTATTCAGGGCATCAAAAAAGAAGATCCTTATTTAAAAGAAGTAGTAGAAAGCGATATTCCTTGTGTTTTAGTTGATATTCCCGTCCATTCTAGTTCAGTAGGCTATGTCACCACCGATAATGCCTTGGGAGCTAAAAAAGCGGTTGAACATTTAGCGAGTCTTGGCCATCAGCATATTGGGATGATTAACGGACATGAAGACGCATTTGTCAGCCAAGAACGTCTCAACGGATACAGACAAGCCCTCAAAGAATGCGGTTTGTCGTTTCGGTCTGAATGGGTTGTAAGCGGAAAGTTTGAAGAAAAGAAAGCAGAGAAAGCTGCCAGTGAGCTTTTAAATAAGTATGAAGAGCTCACCGCTATTTTTTGTGCAAGTGATTTAATGGCACTGGGAGCATTAAAAGCATGCAAAGAACTTGGCCTTGATGTACCAAAAGACGTTTCGATTGTCGGATATGATAATATTGTTCTTGCTTCTTACTCGTCTCCAAATTTGACGACTGTAGGGCAGGAAGTATATCAGATTGGCTATGAAGCTGCAGATTTACTAATTGAGATGCTAGAAGGAAAAGAAACAAATATGAAGCGTTATCTTGATACACAGCTGATTATTCGAGAATCAACAGCTAAAAACCACGGCTAG